The Halomicronema hongdechloris C2206 genome includes a window with the following:
- a CDS encoding sulfite exporter TauE/SafE family protein, protein MDSGLLVLLGAGVVAGILAGFLGIGGGTVLVPIMVALGVPAVQAVASSSLAIVVTSLSQGSLQNWRMGYLNLWRVCWLGLPALFTAWVGQELANLFPEYGLLAVFGLFLLLNIYLVGLRKQVVAHYGGQVSTVVARGTTLEPERPGWQQRPVVSRLMIGSLAGFLAGLFGVGGGVVMVPLQIVLLGEPIKLAVQTSLGAIVIIALAACGWHAISGNVQFETGLLLGVGGLAGAQISTRFLPKLPERVVSHMFRLLLGLMAVYFFWKAAMAG, encoded by the coding sequence ATGGACTCAGGTCTGTTGGTGCTGCTGGGGGCTGGAGTGGTTGCCGGTATCCTAGCCGGGTTCTTGGGCATTGGCGGGGGGACGGTGCTGGTGCCGATTATGGTGGCCCTGGGGGTACCAGCTGTGCAGGCGGTGGCCTCCAGCAGTCTGGCCATTGTCGTCACGTCCCTGTCTCAGGGCAGTCTGCAGAACTGGCGCATGGGCTACTTGAATCTGTGGCGGGTTTGCTGGCTGGGGCTGCCGGCCCTCTTTACGGCTTGGGTGGGCCAGGAATTGGCTAATCTGTTTCCCGAGTATGGGCTGCTGGCGGTTTTTGGCCTGTTTCTGCTGCTCAATATCTACCTGGTGGGGCTGCGTAAGCAGGTGGTGGCCCATTATGGGGGGCAGGTTTCCACTGTGGTTGCCCGGGGGACGACCCTGGAGCCAGAGCGGCCTGGCTGGCAACAGCGGCCGGTAGTATCACGGTTGATGATTGGTAGCCTCGCCGGCTTCTTAGCGGGGCTCTTTGGGGTGGGCGGCGGAGTGGTCATGGTGCCCTTGCAGATTGTATTGCTGGGGGAGCCGATTAAACTGGCGGTGCAGACGAGTTTGGGGGCGATTGTGATCATTGCCCTGGCCGCCTGTGGTTGGCATGCCATCAGCGGCAACGTGCAGTTTGAAACCGGCTTGCTCCTGGGGGTTGGTGGTCTGGCCGGAGCCCAGATCAGCACTCGCTTTTTGCCGAAGTTGCCCGAGCGCGTGGTCAGTCACATGTTTCGCCTACTCCTGGGGCTGATGGCGGTGTACTTTTTCTGGAAGGCGGCTATGGCAGGCTAG